GAGTGAGTCCGCGGGGGTTAACTCCCGTGTGAGGTTCAGGGAGGAGTGAAACACATTGCGAGCACTGTTTAACAATAGTTCTGGCCTGCTCTCGGGTGATGGAAAATTTTAGGCGCAGAGTTTGAGCATTAAGATGGTGAAGAGAGTGAGCCTGCTGGGCTCTTTCATAAGGAGAGAGGGCAAAGGAGGCCATAATAGTGACGGTGGAGGGTCTAGTGCTTGCGTCGACGCAAGCGTTACCTAGTGCCAGGGGGCCTGGCAGGGAGGAATGGGCTCGAATATGCCCAATGAAAAAAGGGGAAGATCGGGCAAGAATAAGTTGCTGAATTTGGGCGAAAAGTTGAAAAGCGGTAGTAGTAGGTTTGATAAAAGGAACAGTTTCTAAAAGGGGAACAGAGTGAGCGATGTAGGCACTATCTGTGTAAAGATTAAAAGGGGAAGAAACTAGAGTAAAGGCTTGTAAAACAGCATAAAGTTCAACATGTTGAGCTGAGGAAAAAGTAGAGGGAAAGGTGGAGAGAGAGCCATTGACAGAGATGGCTGCGGTACCTGAGGAACTGCCGTCTGTGAAGACAAGGGTTGCATCTGGGATGGGGGAGTGCTTAGAGAGAGATGGGAAGACAACAGGGTGGCGATTGAGGAACTGAATGAGCTTGTCAGAAGGGTAGTGAGAGAGAATGTTTCCGGTATAATTAGAGAGAAAAAGGGCCCAATCCACAGAGTTTTGCTGTAAATAGGAGAGATTTTGCGGTGAGTAAGGTAAAGTAATGGAGTGTGGATGAAGACCAAAGAGTTTAACAGAAAGTGTGAGGCCATGTTGTAGGAGAGAAATGGCCAGATCAGGATAGGTGGCTAGGACCTTAGAGGGGGGTAGAGGGAAGATGAATCCAGAAGAGTGGTGCAGTTTGATAGAAAACGCCGGTAGGTGCAAAGGTAGTGGCAAGGATAATGAGTTGAAGGGGTTGATCAGGGTTGTAGTAGGAGAGAGACTGTGTCTGGATGGCCCTTTCAACAAGTGTGAGAGCCTGTTTTGCTGCTGGGGTGAGGCTACGAGGGGAAGTAGGGTCAGAGTCTCCTTGGAGGAGATCAGTGAGTGGTTTGAGGTCCCCGGTGGAAAGCTTAAGATAGGGACGGAGCCAGGTAATATCTCCTAACAACTGTTGAAAGTCATGGTAGGTTTTTAGATGTGAGGTACGAAGCTGAAGCTTTTGAGTACggacagaggaagggaggagCTCAAAACCTAAGAAAAGATGGGGAGGAtgaagttgaattttatttttggagatggAGAAGCCATGGGCCTGAAGGGAGGCAACAAGATGTTGAGCCGCTTTAAGAAGTGCAGCTTCATCGGGGCCTAGAAGGAGGATGTCATCCATGTAATGATAGAAGGTGATAGAGGGATATAAGGAACGAAAAGGATTAATATAGGAGGCAACATAAACCTGGCAGAGTGTTGGACTGTTAGCCATTCCTTGAGGAAGCACCCGCCAATGGTAACGGGCAGCGGGACCAGTAGCATTAATCGGAGGGAGAGAAAAGGCGAATCTAGGACAGTCGTGAGGATCAAGGGGGATAGAGAAAAAGCAATCCTTAAGATCGAGAATGATTTTATGTGAATTAGCAGGAAAGGCTGTGGGAACAGGTAATCCAGGCTGAGTAGCCCCCATGGGATGCATGGAAGCGTTGATGCGTCTGAGGTCGTGAAGGAGCCTCCAAGACCCAGACTTCTTTTTGATAACAAAGATGGGGGTATTCCAGGGGGAAGTGGTAGGTTCAATGTGACCGGCAGCAAGTTGTTCTTGAACAAGGGAGATGGCGGCAGCAAGTTTTTCGGATGTAAGGGGCCATTGAGAGACCCAAATAGGGTCATCAGATTTCCAAGAGATGCGGAGGGAAGGTCGAGGGTCAGGTGAaattgaaggaagggaggaggaggcagGAGGTTGATTGAAAAGGGCATAGATAGAAGGCCGTTTAGGGGCAGAGGGGAACCCTAAACCTTGACGGCCAGAGCGGGGAGAAACTGAAATTGGCTTGGTGACACCCTGAAGATATTTGCCAAGACCCTTAGAAGGAACATAGCCTTGAGCAAGCATTTGGTCAAGGACATGCTTGTTTCTGCATTTAAGCAGCACGAGGCCCATTTGATCCATAAGATCTCGACCCCATAGGTTGATGGGCAGATCAGGAATGACATAAGGGCGGACAAAGCCAGTATCACCATCCTCATCCTGCCAGATTAACCGGTGGGCGCTGAGCTGAACCTTTTTAGCGGTACCGGCGACCCCAGAGATAGGGTCAGGAGAGGGACAAAGAGGCCAATCAGGAGGCCAATCCAAAGGAGAAAAGCAGGTGGTATCAGCCCCGGTATCCAAGAGGCCATGGAAGAGGCGGCCCTGGATGGTGAGGGAAAGGATAGAAGAGGGGCGTTCGCGACAGATGGTTTTTATCCAATAAACATCAGAAGAACCGGGATGAGTGGCGCCCCGCGGTTGGGGCAGGGCAGGCAGCTCCACCGCTAGGGGCAAGGGAAGAGCTTGGGCAATGCGAGTGCCGGGGACGACCTGAACTGATTTAAAAGGAGCGGTAGCATTAAGAAAAATCTCACCAGAGTAATCACCATCAACGATAGAAGGAGAGATGATAAGACCATCAATGGTAGAGGAAGCGCGACCAATGATCATGAAAAAATAACCAGGAGGAGGTGGTCCATAAACACCGGTAGGAATAGAGTAGACACCACCCTGAGGAGTTAATAAGAGGGGGGTGGCGGAACACAAGTCAAGTCCTGCTGAACCGGGGGTGGCCCGGAAGAGGGAGGAGGTTGAGGGTCGCAGTTCTGGGTTTGGGAGGGGAGGCGCTGATAGTGAACTTGGATTTGGCGAGAGGGAGTCCCAGTCGTTCCCCCAGTGGCTGGGACAAAAGGAATGTGACGAGGCTGTTGGTGCGGGGTCTGGGGGCGACCCCTGCCGGAGTTTTTTGACTGGCCTGGGCGCTGTTTCAGGAGTGGGTTTTCACCCAGAAaatttccctcaatgtcagtgaTAGCGCGACAGGAGGATCTCCAGTGGCGCCCGCGCCGACAGCGGGGGCAAAGGGAAGGGCGTTCAGAAGTGGAGCCTGCCTGTATGTCAGGCAGCCTGCGCTGGGGACACTGACCCGCGAAGTGACCAGGCTGGCCACAAGAATAACAGATTTTACCTTTAGACTGGTTTTGAAAAGCGACAAGGGCACCAGCCACTTGGGTAGCAAAAGAATGAGCATTTTTACAAAGAGAGATCATGTCCTCTAGGGAGCGGGAGAGCTTGGGACCTTTAAGAATTTGGCGGCAGGCAGGATTAGCATTTTCAAAGGCAAGCTGCTTGATGAAAGGATTAGAGGTATCAGTGATTCCGGTGGTACGATCAATAGCCTCAAGGAGACGGGAGATGAAGGCGTGATAAGGCTCATCATCTGCCTGCAAGATTTTTGCAAGAGGAAGAGCAGGGCCCGAGGAAGAGCCGACAGCTTTCCATGCCTTAAGAGCAGCTTGAGAGGTTAAACTGAGAATGTGATAGGGAAGGCGGCGCTGAGCCTGCATAGTGTCATAGGGCGCAGAGCCAGAAAGTTGGAGATACTCCTTTTTACTGGGTCCCGCAAGGTCCTtgcaattattttgaaattcagcCTCCCAGAGGACAATATCCTGGGGCTTAAGGCAGCGGCGGACAGTTATGCGCCATTCTATAGGAAAAAGAGCGCCGCCATAGGAGAGAGATTCAAGGCAAGAAAGGGTATAGGGAGCCTGGGGACCGTACTCAAGGACGGCCTTGCGGACTTCCTTAAGGGAGCCCTGATCGAGTTCCTTAATTTCAATGTCCTCTTGAAAAATACGGCCGGTAGCTCGTTGGGTGGGAGCGTCGGCATCAGGAGGAGAGGCATCGCCGGAGACGGCAGCCTCCTCCTCGCCCGCAGATTGATTTTCATCTGCGTCAGCTTCGTCATCGGCCTCAATAACGTTTCCATCAGGGTCGTCAGCAGCCTCGTCATCCGCCTGCGCAGCAGGGCGCGCAGGGGTAGTTCTACGGGAACGGGGCCGAGCACGGGAACGTGTGATCATAGGGTGCTGAGAAGGAGGCTGCTCCTTAGGCTTAAGGAGGGCAGGGTAAACCTGAGGAGGACTAGGGGACTGTAGCTTAGAGAGAACTTGATTGAGAGAAGAGCAGAGTTTATCAATGGTGTGCTGGAGCTGTGAGGCagtggagggaggagaaaagctGTGGGAGGGAGCAGGGGGGTCAGACGGGGAGCGGGCAGTGTAAGCAGCAGCCGCTGCGTCAAGCGTGGCTGCGTCTTCAGGAGAGAGGTGGTCGGGAGAAGGAGCCTGAGTAATGGCAACGAAAGAGGACGAGGCAGAGGAATCTGCAGGAACAGGGGCGTATGGCGGGGGCCGAAAGGTCTCAGGCGAGGGGGACATGGGAGAGGAGGGAGTATGAGAACGTGAAGCATTAGTAAGGATAGCCTGTCCCTCTTTGATGATAGCGGCGCAGGAGGAAGAGATAGGAGCTGCAGTAATAAGGCCATCGAGGAGTTTCCAATATTGAAGAATGCAGTCCTTAAAAGCAGAATCATTTTGTGTGTTACAAAAATCCGTCAAATCCTGCCCAATTTTCAACCAAGTGGAACGGGCGATCTTAGGGGCGGTAAACACAAACCAAGGGGAAGCTTTATGAAGGATGTTAAAAAATTGATAAAGGTCTGCCTTAGAAACATGAACCTTCCTGGATATAAGTTCATCCTGAAGGGATTGAACGAATTTTTCCTCggtactgagtgtagagcccatagcgaaaagaaagaggagggagaggaaagatatATGGGGTCCCAACGGACGAGAGGCCAGAAGGCGGGGGTCGCCTGGGAGGGAGACGAAGAGTCACCCTGAGGGATGCATGCATGAAATTCTTAACGCGTCTGCGCAAGGGAAACTCACCCTTCACGGAAAGAAAAGGGAGACGCGGAGAATTCCCGGGAACGACCGGCGACGAGGGAGAAGAGCAGGAAAACCACGTTGGgcgccagatgtggctccccagAGGGGACCCTTATATCGGGGGCCCTATCCTACACTGGCCAGCAGTGAGGAAACCTGTGGAGAGCCACACAACGTGATAGGGTTCGTGCTCTTCTGAATACCTGTGGAGGCAAaagttagtaatgactcatgagatcaaaagagaaatcaagagtagttttatttcaggcaggatgtgattatatacttttcagcgatggggaagcgggggtagggaaaggcatggctatcaccaatcatatttcgccagattagtcttttgctcacagccctcagtagagccgggtgaagttagtggggctgagtgaaaaaaccacaaatcacggatgtcacgtacacattttcagatgacagttacagattaccagagaccaacagttaaattcttaagtaacatgttgttctttatgctactgatgtaaaaggttttgttactggtactcataaacctgtatgacactatttcctttttcatggccatgatttcttgatcacagtgagaactggcaagaactgtttgtccctgacatatttttttttagagcTGCGTATATCCTGTTGGCCTGTCCTTTGCAGACTTTCTGGTTTCGGTTCCCATTCTTCACAATCAGGCAGGCATGAAGGCAAGCAGGCAATGCATAGCAACACTGGGGGAGTTCTACTCTCCCGGCTCCTCA
The sequence above is a segment of the Suncus etruscus isolate mSunEtr1 chromosome 8, mSunEtr1.pri.cur, whole genome shotgun sequence genome. Coding sequences within it:
- the LOC126016001 gene encoding endogenous retrovirus group K member 113 Gag polyprotein-like, producing MGSTLSTEEKFVQSLQDELISRKVHVSKADLYQFFNILHKASPWFVFTAPKIARSTWLKIGQDLTDFCNTQNDSAFKDCILQYWKLLDGLITAAPISSSCAAIIKEGQAILTNASRSHTPSSPMSPSPETFRPPPYAPVPADSSASSSFVAITQAPSPDHLSPEDAATLDAAAAAYTARSPSDPPAPSHSFSPPSTASQLQHTIDKLCSSLNQVLSKLQSPSPPQVYPALLKPKEQPPSQHPMITRSRARPRSRRTTPARPAAQADDEAADDPDGNVIEADDEADADENQSAGEEEAAVSGDASPPDADAPTQRATGRIFQEDIEIKELDQGSLKEVRKAVLEYGPQAPYTLSCLESLSYGGALFPIEWRITVRRCLKPQDIVLWEAEFQNNCKDLAGPSKKEYLQLSGSAPYDTMQAQRRLPYHILSLTSQAALKAWKAVGSSSGPALPLAKILQADDEPYHAFISRLLEAIDRTTGITDTSNPFIKQLAFENANPACRQILKGPKLSRSLEDMISLCKNAHSFATQVAGALVAFQNQSKGKICYSCGQPGHFAGQCPQRRLPDIQAGSTSERPSLCPRCRRGRHWRSSCRAITDIEGNFLGENPLLKQRPGQSKNSGRGRPQTPHQQPRHIPFVPATGGTTGTPSRQIQVHYQRLPSQTQNCDPQPPPSSGPPPVQQDLTCVPPPPSY